One genomic segment of Catalinimonas alkaloidigena includes these proteins:
- a CDS encoding hydroxymethylglutaryl-CoA lyase, translating to MSAPNAVKITECPRDAMQGIKAFIPTEDKVRYMNALLKVGFDTLDFGSFVSPKAVPQMRDTKEVLKKMDLSHSYSKLLAIVGNLRGAEEACQHEAIYYIGFPFSFSPTFLERNINSTVDKSFNMLKELLDLCRQNNKHLRVYISMAFGNPYGDEWNTELLLHWIDQLHWAGVRHIALADTTGMGNASTITEAFQTIIPNFAEVKFGLHLHTTSVDWYEKIDAAYQNGCRHFDGVLNGLGGCPMAGPELVGNIKTADLHSYFEEHRAQTGIDQEAFQRAQHIANQIMPVQG from the coding sequence ATGTCTGCACCTAATGCTGTCAAAATAACGGAATGTCCGAGGGATGCGATGCAGGGCATCAAAGCCTTCATACCTACGGAAGATAAGGTAAGGTATATGAATGCTTTGCTGAAAGTAGGCTTTGACACGCTGGATTTTGGCAGCTTCGTATCTCCTAAGGCAGTTCCTCAGATGCGAGATACAAAAGAAGTGTTGAAAAAAATGGATCTATCCCATTCATATTCTAAATTATTGGCTATAGTGGGTAATCTGAGAGGCGCAGAGGAAGCCTGTCAGCACGAAGCAATCTACTATATTGGTTTCCCTTTTTCCTTCTCACCTACCTTTCTGGAAAGAAACATTAACAGCACTGTTGATAAATCTTTTAACATGCTAAAGGAGCTGCTGGATCTGTGCAGGCAAAACAACAAACATTTAAGGGTATATATTTCTATGGCTTTTGGCAATCCCTACGGTGACGAATGGAATACCGAATTACTTCTTCACTGGATTGATCAATTGCACTGGGCGGGTGTGCGCCATATCGCCCTGGCGGATACGACCGGGATGGGGAATGCTTCTACCATAACTGAAGCTTTTCAAACCATCATTCCAAACTTCGCGGAAGTGAAATTTGGCCTTCACTTGCATACCACTTCAGTGGATTGGTATGAAAAAATTGACGCAGCTTACCAGAACGGTTGCCGCCACTTTGATGGGGTATTGAATGGTTTGGGAGGATGCCCGATGGCCGGACCGGAGCTGGTAGGAAATATTAAAACCGCTGATTTGCATTCCTATTTTGAGGAACATCGTGCTCAAACCGGGATTGACCAGGAAGCTTTTCAGCGGGCGCAACATATTGCCAATCAGATCATGCCTGTCCAGGGCTAA
- a CDS encoding acyl-CoA dehydrogenase family protein: MYITEQHEMVRNSVRDFAETVIKPVARELDKQEKFSLALTRQMAEMGLCGMTIAEEYGGQGMDNLSYIIAVEELARIDGSQAATIAAHNSLGVGPLDNFGTQQQKEKYLPALCSGEALWAFGLTEPEAGSDSRGSKTTAKLKDGKWIINGSKIFITNGATEITAGTTVQAVSGEKGGEKEFSTIIVESNTPGFEASEMHDKMCWRASNTSQLFFDNCEVPEDNLLGERGQGSKIMLKTLDSGRLSIAAMGLGLAQGAYEMALAYAKERQQFGKPISKFQAIAFKLADMATKIELARNLLYKACWLKDNDQPFGKEAAMSKLYCSEIAKEVADDAVQIHGGYGLMEEYDIERFYRDQRILQIGEGTSEIQRMVISRHIGC, translated from the coding sequence ATGTATATTACAGAGCAACACGAAATGGTGCGAAATTCGGTAAGGGATTTTGCCGAAACGGTGATTAAGCCTGTTGCCCGAGAACTGGATAAACAGGAAAAATTTTCATTAGCGCTTACCCGACAAATGGCTGAGATGGGCCTTTGTGGCATGACCATCGCCGAAGAGTATGGCGGACAAGGCATGGATAACCTTTCCTACATAATTGCAGTAGAAGAACTGGCGCGCATAGATGGCTCTCAAGCTGCTACCATCGCTGCCCACAATTCATTAGGAGTTGGTCCATTGGATAACTTCGGAACCCAGCAACAAAAAGAAAAGTACTTGCCTGCACTCTGCAGTGGTGAAGCACTGTGGGCATTCGGACTTACCGAGCCTGAGGCCGGTTCTGACTCACGAGGCAGTAAAACTACTGCCAAGCTCAAGGATGGAAAATGGATCATCAATGGTTCCAAGATATTTATTACCAATGGCGCCACTGAAATCACTGCCGGAACTACTGTACAGGCAGTTTCCGGAGAAAAGGGTGGTGAAAAGGAGTTCTCTACCATTATTGTTGAGAGCAACACGCCCGGTTTTGAGGCCAGTGAGATGCACGATAAAATGTGCTGGCGTGCTTCTAACACTTCCCAGCTCTTTTTTGACAATTGTGAAGTACCTGAAGATAACCTGTTAGGCGAAAGAGGACAGGGTTCTAAAATTATGCTCAAAACGCTGGACAGCGGACGGCTATCTATCGCGGCTATGGGATTAGGTCTTGCTCAGGGAGCGTATGAAATGGCTTTGGCATATGCCAAGGAACGTCAGCAGTTCGGGAAGCCTATCAGTAAGTTCCAGGCTATAGCCTTTAAGCTTGCGGATATGGCAACCAAAATAGAGCTGGCTAGAAACTTACTTTATAAAGCCTGCTGGCTCAAAGACAATGATCAACCTTTTGGAAAAGAAGCAGCCATGTCTAAACTCTACTGCTCCGAAATAGCCAAAGAAGTAGCCGATGATGCTGTACAAATACACGGGGGTTATGGCCTGATGGAAGAATACGACATTGAACGCTTTTATCGAGACCAACGCATTCTTCAGATTGGCGAAGGTACTTCGGAAATTCAACGTATGGTTATTTCCAGGCATATTGGCTGTTAA